Proteins encoded within one genomic window of Ranitomeya variabilis isolate aRanVar5 chromosome 4, aRanVar5.hap1, whole genome shotgun sequence:
- the LOC143767564 gene encoding uncharacterized protein LOC143767564, translating to MSSPVSSSDEEFQPRQSEVDHVSESTSTEGQRGTEQRSQGPGGRRQRVSQRDDDRIDNDLLISLVQERVPLWDSRDQQHAVNSVLRRLWSEVAQALWDGWENSPPRVRNAFVEKVRTRWRSMKDRFNKDLRAEKSAASGSGARHRLYKYHRVLAFLRPVLLMRTTHCTTVATGSGAVLQPAATDPSQPSSSAAPGGSSTLTGDQGAGPSGLPLSQSSFAAPIFAGSSRQRQRASDRSLMPEFLHLSSVLHEAIKALGDRMDPLFHNPEMYCCYFEGNLPPQERNLYAAIVVICR from the exons atgtcttctccggtttcctcgtctgatgaggagttccagccacgtcaatcagaagtggatcacgtgagcgag agcacttcaactgagggacagagaggtactgagcagcggagtcaaggtccaggtggaagacggcagcgg gtttcacaacgggacgacgaccggattgataatgacctgctgatcagtctggtccaggagcgagtcccgttgtgggacagccgggatcaacagcacgccgtcaatagtgttctccgtcgtttgtggagtgaggtggcccaagcgttgtgggatggctgggagaattccccgccacgggtccgtaatgcatttg tggagaaagtaaggacacgttggcgttccatgaaggaccgcttcaacaaggacctacgtgcagagaagagtgcagctagtggttccggagcaaggcaccggctctacaaataccaccgtgtgttggccttcctgagaccggtccttctcatgagaac cacacactgcacgactgttgccacaggttctggagcggtccttcagccggcagccacggacccgtcccagccatccagcagcgcagcaccaggtgggtcttccacactcactggagaccagggggctggcccatcaggtcttcccctttcgcagtcctctttcgctgcacccatttttgcgggctcatcccggcagcgacagagggcttcggataggtccctcatgcccgagtttttacacttgagctcggttttacatgaagctatcaaggctttaggtgacagaatggat CCTCTATTTCACAACCCAGAAATGTATTGCTGTTACTTTGAAGGCAACCTGCCCCCTCAAGAAAGAAACTTATATGCAgctatagtggtaatctgcaggtaa